From the Candidatus Saccharimonadaceae bacterium ML1 genome, one window contains:
- a CDS encoding sugar transferase — protein MVVLMPSRNTKAYSILLMIVDAIIFAIVFSLAYYVRTQLDHRALLHAVYTTDYIVSFLVIAPVWILIFASLGLYSAGIYTRRLVEWSRIILGTFIGILLVIGWEYFTNIHIFPARLVASYVFIGSTAAIIIVRELIRDIRHELFRYGRGVSRVLVVGNSDATTDIALALGSTHKSGYQIVAFAGPTRLLPPHLGINHYTRVEDALQDIDKLNITTIIQTDLYDSGTRNHKILSAAQIAHIQYNFIPGEPEFYTGKNTIDVFLGYPMITVSQTPLIGWGAVCKRLFDFILVVAALPLWGSVLLILSIFQKIFNPGPVFYRSKRLSQYSKPIKLYKFRTMGAQYGKKDASLEFEDMGRPDLADEYRRNHKVENDPRITRFGKILRDTSLDEFPQFINVLRGDLSLVGPRPILPQEVKFSQSRTALLHSVKSGVTGLWQVSGRSDLSFDERIELELYYAQNWSFWLDLRILFKTIAVVVRKTGAR, from the coding sequence ATGGTGGTACTTATGCCGTCGAGAAATACGAAAGCATACAGCATTTTGTTGATGATTGTCGACGCGATTATATTCGCTATCGTATTCTCTTTGGCGTATTATGTGCGTACGCAGCTTGACCACCGCGCGCTTTTACACGCTGTTTACACAACCGATTATATCGTCAGCTTTTTAGTAATCGCGCCCGTTTGGATTTTGATTTTCGCATCGCTTGGGCTTTATAGCGCAGGCATTTACACGCGCCGGCTCGTCGAGTGGAGCCGCATCATTCTCGGTACATTCATTGGTATTCTGCTCGTGATTGGCTGGGAGTATTTCACGAACATTCATATCTTTCCGGCGCGGCTAGTGGCATCGTACGTGTTCATTGGTTCGACCGCCGCGATTATTATCGTGCGCGAATTAATACGCGATATTCGCCATGAGCTGTTTCGTTATGGACGCGGCGTAAGCCGCGTACTTGTTGTCGGCAACTCCGACGCAACGACCGATATTGCGTTAGCGCTTGGTTCGACGCACAAGTCTGGCTACCAAATTGTTGCGTTCGCCGGTCCAACTCGATTATTGCCGCCGCATCTTGGCATTAATCACTACACGCGCGTTGAAGACGCGCTGCAAGACATTGATAAACTGAATATTACCACCATCATCCAAACCGATTTATACGATAGCGGAACGCGCAATCATAAAATCTTGAGCGCCGCGCAAATCGCACATATTCAGTATAATTTTATTCCTGGCGAGCCTGAGTTCTATACCGGAAAAAACACAATTGACGTATTCCTCGGCTATCCAATGATTACCGTTAGCCAGACGCCGCTGATTGGCTGGGGGGCAGTTTGCAAACGCCTATTTGATTTTATTCTCGTCGTCGCGGCGCTGCCGTTATGGGGCAGCGTTTTACTTATATTATCGATCTTCCAGAAAATTTTTAATCCCGGTCCAGTTTTTTATCGATCCAAGCGCCTCAGCCAGTATTCTAAACCGATTAAATTATATAAATTCCGCACCATGGGCGCGCAATATGGCAAAAAAGACGCCAGCTTAGAATTTGAGGACATGGGGCGACCAGACTTAGCAGACGAGTACCGGCGCAATCACAAAGTCGAAAACGATCCGCGCATTACGCGCTTCGGCAAAATATTGCGCGACACATCGCTTGACGAATTTCCGCAGTTTATTAATGTGCTGCGCGGCGATCTAAGTTTAGTCGGGCCGCGCCCAATCTTGCCGCAAGAGGTCAAGTTCAGTCAATCGCGTACCGCGCTCTTGCATAGCGTTAAATCGGGCGTCACGGGACTGTGGCAAGTGTCAGGACGATCCGACCTGAGTTTCGACGAGCGAATTGAGCTAGAACTATACTACGCGCAAAACTGGAGTTTTTGGCTCGATTTACGCATCCTATTCAAAACAATCGCCGTCGTTGTGCGCAAGACAGGCGCACGGTAA
- the lexA gene encoding LexA DNA bind domain-containing protein has translation MTYPTKKQRELLNFIDGFIKGNGYSPSFREIMRALDYKSVSTVAMHVNGLIARGWLVKKDNSARTLEVVQGVAEQPWWSHLEYEVKKREGMSDETAQKECDILRQALAIVKR, from the coding sequence ATGACGTATCCCACAAAAAAGCAGCGTGAATTACTTAATTTTATTGACGGATTTATCAAAGGAAACGGCTATAGTCCAAGTTTTCGTGAAATTATGCGCGCGCTTGACTACAAAAGCGTGTCGACGGTCGCTATGCACGTGAATGGGCTTATTGCGCGCGGCTGGCTAGTCAAAAAAGACAATTCAGCGCGTACACTTGAAGTGGTGCAGGGTGTAGCCGAGCAGCCATGGTGGAGCCACTTAGAGTATGAAGTGAAAAAACGCGAAGGAATGAGCGACGAAACGGCGCAAAAAGAATGCGATATTTTGCGGCAAGCGCTTGCGATTGTTAAGCGGTAA
- the menA gene encoding 1,4-dihydroxy-2-naphthoate octaprenyltransferase, whose protein sequence is MSIVIILRYGRVLWQLLRPKTATLLILQTLLVWMIVCGDLPSWWQLTVIVVLISCWYMHAVAVNDLSDYEVDMINLTHRDDASDRPLVNQSSDSKTLWTILHFLEIILIGLWAAIDMRSVWCAVVLLFLNYAYSMRPFRISARGVLALLLLPVGYVLYPAGLVYMLGKSHMTVEIMISIAGLFMLFMGRLFLKDFRDEKGDRATGKRTFLVCHGPKATLIISGGLMAIGVAAMWLASHHFQIGLGLIASSVIGGAWWCLWRCCYEHVLADQLVYIALAGRLMSWWVFMLLLAGLLSIYHVPMVQSVYLLAVAAAMFAMALWWLYSSKHDKTCIAPKSHVKRNESHNSSN, encoded by the coding sequence ATGTCTATAGTGATAATTCTGCGGTATGGGCGCGTGTTATGGCAACTACTGCGCCCAAAAACAGCGACACTTTTGATTTTACAGACACTGCTTGTGTGGATGATAGTATGCGGCGACCTGCCTTCGTGGTGGCAATTAACGGTAATTGTTGTCTTGATCTCGTGTTGGTATATGCATGCAGTAGCAGTGAATGATTTGAGCGATTATGAAGTTGATATGATTAACTTAACGCATCGCGATGATGCATCCGACCGACCTCTTGTCAATCAGTCAAGCGATAGCAAAACGTTATGGACGATATTACACTTTTTAGAAATTATATTAATCGGGCTATGGGCGGCAATTGATATGCGATCTGTATGGTGTGCGGTAGTACTATTATTTTTGAATTACGCTTATTCAATGCGCCCGTTCCGTATATCGGCGCGTGGTGTGCTGGCATTATTACTACTACCGGTGGGATATGTATTGTATCCGGCTGGATTGGTGTATATGCTTGGGAAATCGCATATGACAGTAGAGATAATGATAAGTATCGCAGGTTTATTTATGCTGTTTATGGGGCGGCTGTTTTTGAAAGATTTTCGCGACGAAAAAGGCGACCGTGCAACGGGTAAACGAACGTTTCTGGTGTGTCATGGCCCAAAAGCAACGCTTATCATTTCAGGTGGATTGATGGCAATTGGTGTTGCCGCGATGTGGCTTGCTAGCCATCATTTTCAAATTGGACTTGGGCTGATTGCTAGCTCCGTGATCGGTGGTGCGTGGTGGTGTTTATGGCGTTGTTGTTATGAACATGTGCTTGCAGACCAGTTAGTTTACATCGCGCTCGCTGGGCGGTTGATGAGCTGGTGGGTATTTATGCTATTGCTTGCTGGATTACTCTCTATCTATCATGTGCCGATGGTTCAATCAGTGTATCTTTTGGCGGTAGCAGCGGCAATGTTTGCAATGGCATTGTGGTGGCTGTATAGTTCAAAACATGACAAAACGTGTATTGCGCCGAAATCTCACGTTAAGAGAAATGAATCGCATAATTCTTCAAACTGA
- a CDS encoding glycosyltransferase, producing MATPKIAIVCEFLTVMGGAENVVLAMHEAFPSAPIYTALYKPEAVPAFNHADVRTSKLQKLPKFLRKTHRLFPTLAVKAFQEFDLSEFDIILTSAYLNANQIKKSRPGQKIISYCHTPARYYWSHYDLYRKQPGFGMLNPVIRALMPILVPHQRKLDYEAAQRVDVWIANSTETQKRIKTYYGKQATVIHPPVETNRFTPARTRSDYYVTLGRQLPNKRFDLAVAACTELGVPLKVFGKGEMHDELRKIAGPTIEFYTDRFGDASDEAVERALNHAKGFVFPSDEDFGIVSVEALAAGAPVIGYDSAGTRDIVTQGETGVLFARQTVDDVAEAIKRAETIRWFPSKLNRTARRFDKSLFLTKLRKVVYDQWR from the coding sequence ATGGCTACTCCGAAAATTGCGATCGTGTGCGAATTTCTCACCGTGATGGGCGGCGCCGAGAATGTCGTGCTTGCGATGCACGAAGCCTTCCCTAGTGCGCCGATTTATACCGCGCTATACAAGCCCGAAGCTGTGCCCGCGTTCAACCACGCCGATGTACGCACATCAAAATTACAAAAATTACCAAAATTCCTGCGCAAAACACACCGGCTATTTCCAACGCTCGCAGTCAAGGCATTTCAAGAATTTGATTTAAGCGAGTTTGACATTATTCTTACAAGCGCTTATTTGAATGCGAACCAGATCAAAAAATCGCGTCCCGGGCAAAAAATTATTTCGTATTGCCATACGCCCGCGCGCTACTACTGGAGCCACTATGATTTATACCGCAAGCAACCCGGGTTCGGCATGCTTAATCCAGTCATACGAGCGCTGATGCCGATTCTCGTACCGCACCAGCGAAAACTTGACTACGAAGCAGCGCAGCGCGTGGACGTTTGGATTGCCAACAGCACCGAAACGCAAAAGCGCATCAAAACCTATTACGGCAAGCAGGCAACCGTCATTCACCCGCCAGTTGAGACAAATCGATTCACGCCCGCCCGTACGCGCAGCGATTACTACGTCACGCTGGGACGCCAGCTGCCGAATAAACGATTTGATTTGGCGGTGGCGGCATGCACGGAATTAGGCGTACCGCTCAAAGTATTCGGCAAAGGAGAAATGCACGACGAACTGCGCAAAATCGCTGGTCCAACGATTGAGTTTTACACCGACCGCTTCGGCGACGCCTCCGACGAAGCCGTTGAACGTGCGCTCAATCACGCAAAAGGTTTTGTTTTCCCAAGCGACGAAGATTTCGGCATTGTAAGCGTTGAAGCCCTCGCCGCCGGCGCACCTGTTATCGGCTATGATAGCGCTGGCACGCGCGATATCGTCACCCAAGGAGAGACTGGCGTGCTCTTCGCCCGCCAAACCGTCGACGATGTCGCCGAAGCGATAAAACGCGCCGAAACAATTCGTTGGTTCCCGAGCAAACTCAACCGCACAGCACGGCGATTCGACAAGTCGCTCTTCCTCACAAAACTACGCAAAGTTGTATACGACCAGTGGCGATAA
- the phnN gene encoding Ribose 1,5-bisphosphate phosphokinase PhnN: MTRKHQQLIAIIGPSGAGKSTLIKQYLTHRPYAHIHRTVTTRPARSLNDDSHIFVDDITFEHMFHNGDLLGMFPYEGYRYGLTPINYANASLVFVALRAPVVAQFLSFYPNTFVIQIEARTETLCKRLHMRGDSSRAQATQLEAEITSGRSIASNIISTDTAGAYHQFEELCDSFLLT, encoded by the coding sequence ATGACTCGTAAACATCAGCAGCTCATTGCTATTATTGGCCCATCGGGCGCCGGTAAAAGCACGCTTATCAAGCAGTATCTTACGCACCGGCCGTACGCACACATTCACCGTACCGTTACGACACGCCCTGCACGATCACTAAATGACGATTCGCATATATTTGTTGATGACATTACATTTGAGCATATGTTTCATAACGGAGATCTTCTTGGCATGTTTCCTTACGAAGGTTACCGATACGGACTAACGCCAATAAATTATGCAAACGCATCGCTCGTATTTGTCGCTTTGCGCGCACCCGTCGTAGCACAATTTTTATCATTCTATCCTAATACATTTGTCATACAAATTGAAGCACGAACGGAGACTTTATGTAAACGCTTACATATGCGCGGTGATAGTTCACGGGCGCAAGCTACTCAGCTTGAGGCGGAAATTACAAGCGGTAGATCTATCGCAAGCAACATCATATCGACCGATACAGCCGGCGCTTACCATCAGTTTGAAGAATTATGCGATTCATTTCTCTTAACGTGA
- a CDS encoding O-antigen ligase family protein: MKRVILRLAPPRYSAILDRTIAGLLVVIMALIVVHAPLSVFIGSKAPAVALGIKAWKEILMVIAALLIILRYGQRLARDFRRDPLVILCGLYIVLHIVLALPAANGGLAAIAGLMVDLRYIAYFILIYVVTRYNPWYRAWLWHTAAIGAAVVLGFLLVQFVLPVDFLKHLGYNEATIAPYMLVDMNPAFVRYNSTLRGPNPLGAYAIIVVSIATAWWLIRAKKLRDKRWLALPAFYAAIGTVAAWVSYSRSALVAAAGSVGLVAALRFGRRVSRRVWLAGIGIMLMCIAGLYLIRNTEFFHTVIIHDNPTTGARTTSNDDHVKSLSAGIARMTQQPLGAGVGTTGSAAMYGSMPHIIENQYVMVAHEVGWLGLALFVLIYTLVLCGLWKQRRQWYAVGLWASGVGLAFVGIVLPVWADDTVSIVWWGLAAAVCSKNYNGGTYDVSHKKAA, translated from the coding sequence ATGAAACGGGTTATTTTGCGATTGGCGCCGCCGCGGTATAGCGCTATCTTGGACCGTACGATTGCTGGACTGCTTGTTGTGATTATGGCGCTAATTGTAGTTCATGCGCCGCTGAGCGTCTTTATTGGCAGTAAGGCTCCGGCGGTTGCACTCGGTATAAAGGCTTGGAAAGAGATCCTAATGGTGATCGCCGCGCTTTTGATTATACTGCGGTACGGGCAGCGTTTAGCGCGTGATTTTCGCCGGGATCCGCTCGTGATTTTGTGCGGCTTGTATATCGTGCTGCACATTGTGTTAGCGCTACCGGCGGCAAATGGTGGACTAGCGGCAATCGCCGGACTGATGGTTGATTTGCGCTACATCGCTTATTTCATACTAATATATGTAGTTACGCGCTATAATCCGTGGTATCGCGCGTGGTTGTGGCATACGGCGGCGATTGGTGCAGCGGTTGTGCTAGGGTTTTTGTTGGTGCAATTTGTATTGCCGGTCGATTTTTTGAAGCATCTCGGTTACAACGAAGCGACAATTGCGCCGTACATGCTGGTCGACATGAATCCGGCGTTTGTGCGCTACAACAGCACGCTGCGCGGTCCGAATCCGCTTGGCGCGTATGCGATTATTGTTGTCAGTATTGCAACGGCGTGGTGGCTTATACGAGCGAAAAAATTGCGTGATAAGCGGTGGCTGGCGCTACCGGCGTTCTATGCGGCTATCGGAACGGTTGCGGCGTGGGTGAGCTATTCGCGCAGCGCGCTGGTGGCGGCGGCTGGTAGTGTTGGGCTGGTTGCGGCGCTTCGGTTTGGTCGTAGAGTTTCGCGGCGCGTGTGGCTAGCGGGCATAGGAATCATGTTAATGTGCATAGCGGGACTATATCTGATCCGTAATACAGAGTTTTTCCATACGGTTATCATTCACGACAATCCAACAACAGGCGCGCGTACCACATCAAACGACGACCATGTCAAGTCGCTATCGGCGGGTATTGCGCGTATGACGCAACAGCCGCTTGGGGCTGGTGTCGGTACGACAGGTTCGGCGGCGATGTACGGCAGTATGCCGCACATTATCGAAAATCAATACGTGATGGTGGCGCACGAAGTTGGCTGGTTGGGACTCGCTCTGTTTGTGTTGATCTATACACTCGTGCTGTGTGGTTTATGGAAGCAGCGACGGCAGTGGTATGCGGTCGGCCTATGGGCGAGCGGTGTTGGGCTGGCGTTTGTCGGGATTGTACTGCCGGTGTGGGCGGATGATACCGTGTCAATCGTATGGTGGGGGCTGGCAGCGGCAGTTTGTAGTAAAAATTATAACGGAGGAACATATGACGTATCCCACAAAAAAGCAGCGTGA